The Clarias gariepinus isolate MV-2021 ecotype Netherlands chromosome 3, CGAR_prim_01v2, whole genome shotgun sequence DNA window atatgcgaaaattgaacaatttccctttgggattaataaagttctaatatatatatataatataaccaTAGGTttcataaaacaaacacattcaaGCAGAGGCACTGCTTGTCAACAGGAAAGGCAGACAACTGCTTGGGTCCCCAGTTCAGTAGGGGCCCCAAGGGCTGACAAATTTTACACTACAGCAGACCACAAGCCAGAACAAATAACCAGAAGTTGAATGAATTTACAATATTACACCTCTTCAAACTAATAACAGTGAGCCAGTCAGAGTTTAATACTGTAACGCGCTGCTCACAAGCTCGTGCAAGTTTTTCGCACTGTTTGCATTTTCGCAACGGCCAAGAGAACAgttgacatacagtattttaaaaagaagagaacCGAAAGTATGATACATAAACACAAATTCTCTCAGCAGAGACGCAATGAAAATTAAGGTAAATCAGTTATTTGTATAATTTCATTCTCAATTTAACAAAGAGGCTTTGTTTTTCTGGCCTTACCTACAGGCTGCAAAAGGGTCATGCCATAATAGTAAGTTGATgatttgtgcgtgtgtgtgtgtgtgagagagagagactggagacTTTTGTATGACTGGTGCacaatcatgtaaaaaaaaaaaaaaaactacaatactattaaattatttcattactGATGTTTATGTAGATCTTTATTCTACTCTTAAAATTCTACACAGGTGAAAGTCATGAAAAGGATCAAATGACAGTTTTTACgattgcatgtttaaatgcatgtgttttgttttgatggttccaagttgatttaattaagcttatattttgttaataaacaaattatacaataaaattatacagtaacaTATTATTGTATATGGTTAGTTATAGGTTTATATCAAATATCTAATACAAATAAACttatattaacataaattatgTCCTTGTTGTAACCAATTAACACCAAAACTGACAAAACCTTAGAGTCTGTTTTTCCTGTTCATTTAAATACAATTGCTTTTATCAGTTTGATCTTATGATCTACAgtagttttacatttatatgcTTGGATTATAACATGTTTTATCTGTaaattattttagatttaaatgtaTGCAAAAGGATTTCATGTAAGAAAAAGTCACTCATTTGATTCATtatgaaacaattttttttatgtttataagtaaatgAGGAAGGAAACTAGTGAGTCTGCTTCAAGCTTTCCATTTAAGTGCAAACAACATAAGAGACAAGAGCTCGCTGTGGGAAAGGTAAGCATTTTATCCTTTTCACCTTATACAACGTACAGTAATCTAAAATAATGTATAGGATTGTAAgtaatgtattaatattaaatagtacattattacaattaattacaaaaactgtaaaaaaaaaaaaaaaaaatagggtaCAATGTCATCATTTTGACttaatttaaaaatctttaacaagctttttttttttttttttttttttttgggctgtatgGCTACAACTCCAGGATTACAGCTCTAAGATTGTGGTAGTTAAGGAGTTAAGGTGTGATGCAACCATGCTGATTAGAACAAGAGTTTCTTCAGCAGCCGCCATGCTCCTGTTGCTGGCAGGTAAATCTTCCTctgtatttctgtaaagctttaACGTGTGTCTATGATGAGAAACGTTATAAAATATAGctaatctgaattgaaaaaccAAAAGTGAAACACAGTCTTGAGTAAGGAGTGAGCCAAATTTTTAGAAGACACTTGATTACAAATGCTTACAGTTTATGGAATTAATTTGTGAactcattataaataaatgagattattctcactttgtctgtgtgtgtgttccaggagTTCAGGCTCAGCACCGTGTAACTCTCTCCTCTAAGAGTCTCTGTGCTGTTACTGGATCTACAATACAAATCCCCTGTACATTTACAAAACCTTACTACAGTGTCACACAGAGAGAGTGGTATCGAGTCCAGAGCTCTGAAGGAGAACCACAAGACCTGAGCACAGATCCACAATACTCAGGACGAGTGTCTGTAAACATGTGGGGATCTGACTGTGAGCTGACAGTGTGgaatgtgagagtgagtgactcTGGAGTTTATAACTTTAGATTTAAAACACAGAGAAATGACTGGATATCAGCCTCATCTGGAGTTAATCTGACTGTTACAGgtaataatacatatatatgcCACActtatatgtttaaatatatgaaCAAACCTCACCTTGTTTATGTTTTTCCAGATCTGAAGGTTATAGTATCAGACTCAGTTTGGGGAAAGAAACTGAGCTGCATCACCACCTGCACTCGGTCTAACAAAGTTTACTGGTACGAGAACGAACAGCGTGTTCGTAACCAGAACAAAAATTACCTCTTTGTCTATGTCTATGGATGGGAAAGAGACAGCTACTCCTGTGGTGTAACAGAAGATGAGAATTTTCGCTCAACTGCTGTTTGTAAGAACGCACTTTACACTTCACTCACTCTGACATCATCTCACTGCCAGCTTCTGTTGGATAACAATAAACTCACATGCAGTGATTCATGACTGAGTGATGCTGAGGTTACTGGAGTTTAGTTTTAGTTCACATTTGAGAAATTTCTGTTCCTTGTATGCTTCAGGTGCTGGGTGTTGGAGTGTGACTTACTCCACCCAGACTAtctgctctctgattggctcatCAGTGGACATGCACAGTTATTACACCTTCCCTCATTATCAAAAGGTCACAAACGTGTTGTGGTTCATTAAAGATCAGGCTGATGGTGAGCCTGTGGATATAACAGAGGAAGAGGAGTATCAGGGCCGAGTGCAGTACACACGGAGCTCCCAGAATAACTGTGGTCTGAAAATCACTAacctgacagagagagacgctCAGACATACAAATTCAGATTCTACACTGATGATCCTAAAGGCAGATACACTGGAGAACCTggagtctctctgtctgtcacaGGTAATGTAGAACACGTTATATTATCTATCAGAATGTTATACATTTCAACAGAAAACCAAACCATGCGTTCTTTTTGCAGATTTGAAAGTTATAGTATCAGACGGGAGCAACTGGGGAAAAAAGCTGAGATGTAGCACCACCTGCAATCTACTCAACAACCACCATTATATCTGGTACAAGAACGGACAGCATTTTACTAAGCAGAACAGAAATGATCTGTATATCAGTAGTGGGGACGCAGGCAGCTACTCCTGTGCTGTAGGAGGACATGAGGATCTTCGCTCTCCTGCTGTCTGTAAGAACTCACTTTACACTTCACTCACTCCGTCATCATCTCACTGCCAGCTTCTGTTAGACTACAGTTAAGTTATATTTATTGCTCTGATAATAAGCATTAAAGTGATAATTTGGTAAATTTTAAATCTTGCCTATCAGACAATATTTTTTCTCTTACAGTACTTATTATATAACGTTTAAAATACAGGTAAAATCCgtataaaatatgttaataaaatgaatttgtTAGTGAAGAAAATCATCTTACATAAAAGGTTCTGAGTACATATATTAGACAGTATACTTTATATTATAGAATAATGAACAATTCTATAGTCCTGCAGAACCACTGCCCTGCTTGGTgtaggccatgtccacacgtacAGTAGCcgagtatttttaaaaactgagatttttctacttgtttttttttttttataattctgtCTCCATAACCTACGTTTTAGAAATATCTTTGTGAacatgaaaacacaaaaagcCCTGTTAAGTGCTGCTGTTAGGAGCTTCCTAATCAACAGGGGGCCAGTCAGAATCCTAAACAAAATGTCATGTGTCGTCGGTTTTGTGtgtagcagcagtgagcttcGTAGTACGTTCAGGCACCTCTGTTTGTTAatgtaatgtgtgagtaactgcatgtgtatgtacagtacacgcTTGT harbors:
- the LOC128518557 gene encoding sialoadhesin-like, whose amino-acid sequence is MRKETSESASSFPFKCKQHKRQELAVGKDYSSKIVVVKELRCDATMLIRTRVSSAAAMLLLLAGVQAQHRVTLSSKSLCAVTGSTIQIPCTFTKPYYSVTQREWYRVQSSEGEPQDLSTDPQYSGRVSVNMWGSDCELTVWNVRVSDSGVYNFRFKTQRNDWISASSGVNLTVTDLKVIVSDSVWGKKLSCITTCTRSNKVYWYENEQRVRNQNKNYLFVYVYGWERDSYSCGVTEDENFRSTAVCAGCWSVTYSTQTICSLIGSSVDMHSYYTFPHYQKVTNVLWFIKDQADGEPVDITEEEEYQGRVQYTRSSQNNCGLKITNLTERDAQTYKFRFYTDDPKGRYTGEPGVSLSVTDLKVIVSDGSNWGKKLRCSTTCNLLNNHHYIWYKNGQHFTKQNRNDLYISSGDAGSYSCAVGGHEDLRSPAVYSPKNTRAVLLPSGDTVEGDSVTLSCSSDANPPVLTYTWFKQRAAGDTLLTTGQTFSISNISSQHSGLYYCTVHNQLGQHNSTPTLLDALYSPKDTRAVLLPSGDTVEGDSVTLSCSSDANPPVLNHTWFRAAADTLLTTGQNYSISNISSQHSGLYYCTAHNHLGQQNSTSIYLDVLYPPRNPSMAVIPSVSGDFVMLLCSSDSNPTSFYTWYRKTERDVVLIGNGTNLTLSSEEAGFHYCMARNRFGSARSSEWPYTSDNRALKCAISGVTVALVLILLAVYLWKRRGLPASRSRNGGKSSINNSTPIYDNISGMAMSPVRSHAASSEEQDNVQYTTAFFKCSHAKEVPLYSTAQLPMVIKETEDVEYATVNIPKPRAVGQDDIYRNFEVS